Genomic DNA from Solanum pennellii chromosome 3, SPENNV200:
TGGTGAGCTCCAGGTTGATTCGGAGATTTACTAAGTCCTTGGTAAATTCATTTTGGTATTGTATCGTAGTTAAGGGTAAGGCGGGGTCTGTCCCGACCTACTCTAGGTCTTCTATATTTTTAAAGGCTTTGTAGACGTATGTATACATGGTTCAGCTGTGTCTTAAGGAGTTGTGGCCTCAACCACCAAgtcttgtatataactttttgggtctatttatgtttgtttttataGCTGCATCCTTTGTGAACTTGTCATGATTGTTACAATTATATGCATAGTAAGAACGAATTTTAGGTTTGTTTTCTCGGGGCCTTAGGGCATCAGGTGCCTGTCCGTCTTAATGAGATTTGAGGCATGAcagttaggattagggttaggtgtatttttttttagattgtatggttcagggtttagcattataggtttaaaatctatgatttattatttaatatatgggttttgatattttgggGTTAAGGTTTCGAGTTTATggtttatggttagggttagggttagggttagagttagggttttgattttCCTAGATATTTGGGTTTAGGgattaggatttgaggtttaatatcaatggtataatgtttgggttttggtatttagATCTTGttgtttagggtttatggtagggtttagggttagggttaacgTTGGGGTTagaggttagggttaggttaggATTAATGTTAtggttagggtaagggttaggatttaggttgttttttaggttttaaggtttggggttaaggatttgagttttaatatctatggtttagtgtttaatgttatggttttgatattttgtattttcggctttgggtttagggtttagggtctAAGGTTAGGATTAAGGaaagggttagggttaggtttcgTGTTAGgaatagggttagggttagggttagggtttagggttttgtttggttttaggttttggggttagaaatttttgtttaaaatctgTGGTCTGGTTTTTAATGTTTGGCTTTTAGTATCTTTGGCTTGGGGTtttgggttaatggtttagggttagggttagggtcaAGGTTCGGGTTATgatttgggttagggttagagttagggtttaggtattttttttaggttttagggtgtgtggtttaggatttgaggtttaaaatctatgttttagtatttaatatttgtattttcgtATTTAAGACTTatggttttttgttttttttttggaattagcGTTTAGGATTACGATTCGGGTTAGGatgtaggtttttttaggtgggtttagcatttgaggtttaaaatctattgtttagtatttaatgtttgggtttttgtactTTGGGCCTAGgctttaggttttatggtttagtgttagggttagggttaaggttaggattAGAATTCGGTTTTtgttaggtttttgggtttagggtttaggatttaaggtttaatatcaatggtttagtgctTAATATTTGGGtgtttgtattttgggcttagggtttagggtttatggtaggagtagggttagggttaatgttaggaTTATAGTTAgagtttaggttgttttttagattttagaaTTGGGGTTAAGCATTTGAGTtataatatctatggtttagtgtttaatgttagggttttggtattttgggctttgggcttaggatttaaggtttagagttagggttaatGATAGggctagggttagggttcgtgttagggatagggttaggaaTAGGGTTtaggttctttttttttgttcataggttttgggttttagaatttttaatttaaaatctatggttagtgtttaatgtttgggttttggtatttcgGGCTTGGGGTTATGGGTTAATAGATTAGGGTTATGATTAGGGTTAGGCtttgggttagggtttagatttttttaggtcatagggtttgTTATTTAGGATTtcaggtttaaaatctatggtttagattttaatgtttgggttttcgtaTTTAAGACTTAGAGAGTTTTTTTTTGACTTAGGGTTTAAGGTTAGGGTGAGGTTTAGAATTAGGGTTACGGTATAGGttctttttaggttttatggttcaagGTTTAGCAttttaggtttaaaatctatgatttagtatttaatatttggatttttgtattttgggcttaggtttttgggtttatggtttagggttagggttagggttagggttaaggttagggttagggcttTGGttctttttaggtttttgggtttagggtttatgattTGAgatataatatcaattttttatttattgtttattggtttggttttggtattttgggcttggagttagggtttatggtagggttaggattagggtaaggttttaggttgttttttaggtttaagggtttggggttaaggatttaagttttaatatctatggtttagtgtttaatgttagggttcgGGTaattatggtttagggttattgttaaggatagggttatggttagggttaaggttagggatagggttagggatagggtttaggaattttttttcttcagaattTTTGTTTTAAGGTTCATGATTTTTGGTTTTAAATGTACAagttagtgtttaatgtttgggtttttgtattttgggatTAGGATTTTGGATTActggtttagggttaggtttagggttaatgttagtgTTAAGGTTTAGGTTTTTGTACgctttagggtttgtggttttGTATTTAAGGCTTaaaatcaatggtttagtgtttaatgtttcgatttttgtattttggtctTACGATTTATGGTTTAGAGTTTAGAGTTAGGTAACGGTTAGGATGTAGGTTTTTTTAGTTTAgtggtttagggtttagcatTTACGACTCataatatatggtttagtatttaatgtttgggttttggtattatGGGCTTAGGATTTCAAAGTTCTGGTTTAcagttagggttaggattaggtttagggtttttggttttttttttgggtttgtgTTTATGATTTGAGGTTTAACATCAATGGTTTATggtttaatatttgggttttggtattttgggtttTGGGAGTtaagttagggttagggttagggtttaggttgttttttaggttatAGAATTTGGGGTTAAGCATTTGCGTTTTAATATCTACGGTTTTGTGTTTtgtgttagggttttggtattttgggctttgggtttatggtttagggttaggattaaggatagggttaggggtagggtttagggttttttaggttttagattttgcggtttaggattttttgtttaaaatctatggtttagtgtttaatatttggattttgtaattttgggcttgggatttcgggttaatggtttagggttagggttagggttaaggttagggtatgggttagggttagggtttaggttttctTTAGACTTTAGGATTTAATGTCTAAAATCTATGGTtttgtgtttaatgtttggtttCTTGTATTTTGGATTTAGGGTTGTTTTTTTGACTTAGGATTTAGGTTAAGGGTTGGGGTGTCggttttttaaggttttatgatttagaatttaGCATTTGTGATATAAAATCTAAGATTTAGTATTTCATGTTTGGGTTTTgtattttgggtttagggttttgggttaatggtttatggatagggtttgggttagggttaaggttagagTTACGGTTAgcattagggtttttttttttatgttattggGTTTAGGGTGTAGGATTTGTGGTTTAATATAAATGGTTTAgcatttaatgtttgggttttgatattttgtgCTTGGGGTTAGGGTTTATgatagtgttagggttagggttaggggttaGGTTGTATTTtaagttttagggtttggggtaaATGATTTTAGTTATAATATCTacggtttagtgtttaatgttatgGTTTTGGTTTTTGTTCTTTGgatttaggtttagggtttagggttaaggttaaggatagggttcatgataaggttagggtttgggtttttttagcttttaggttttggggtctatgatttttggtttaaaatctatgatttagtgttCATTGTTTTGGTTgatatttttggttttttttaatACCCTTAGAGGGGTAGGGGCTAAGCATCACCCCCATGCCTTACcatttcaccaaaaaaatttacaaataggGGAAAATAAACCTTACCTCTATTGCTATGGTGGCTTGATTCAATTTCCTATGCAAATGTAATCGTCACCTTACAATAAGATGAATCCAATGTTTCTATATACCTAGaagagaggactcctctcaatACATAAAATCTAGGAAACATAAATTAGGGAGACTCCGTTTACATCTATAAAATTACTAAACAATCTAGCTTAAACTATTCAAAGAAGCTATATTGTTAATTATAGCTTAGTTGAAAAGTTAGTTGAATGTGTAAGGAGGTTCTTTgatctttcttattttcttccttCTGAAGCTTGGGATCTCCATTAAGTACAATTGAAAAAAACTTTTGCCTCCTTAGGTAGCTGTTGAAGAGTATTGTAGATTTCCGGACAAGCAATATTGTGGCTATGTTTGGACAGTGCATCAGCGACCCAATTAGCTTCCCTATAAACATGAGTACATTGGAATCCATGAATTTGAGCTATGAGACCCTTCAATGTGTCTAGTTGATTGCAAATGCTCCACTGAGGTTTAGTTTTTGGAGTATCCAGTTGATTGCTAGCATGGAATCCATTTCCAATATGATCTTCCTGTATCCTTGTTCCAAAGCCCATGATATACCAAATATAGTTGctcctagttcttcttgattgtTGGTACCACTTCCCAGGGGTAAGGTAAATACTAATATGAGATTGACTTCATGATCTATTAGTATACCTCGTGCCCCTATTTTTCCTGGATTATCAATTGCACTTCTAGGTGTTCTTGTCCAGGCTATGTTCTGCACCTTTGTCACATGGATACAACTTGCTAGTTGGATTATTCCACACCAAGTAGGGGGGCGGCTATCTTGAGGAAAAACTGATTTTGTAAGTTTATAATTATCACTATAAAATGCATACCTGACCCTGGTTCCATTAGTGGTTTTGCCTCCATATTTACAAGCACATCTATGTTTACATAAATTCCAGCAGATTAGTTTTGGTGAGGTCCGGAGGATGAGTTTATGAGCTTCATTGTTGTGTTTCATTGACCACCATTGAATTAAAAGTTGCCTCAGTGAGTTGTGATCAATTTTTACCGCTGCTCCATTTGCAAACCATCTATAGACATCCCTAGCAAGATATCCATAGTTAAAGATATGGTTGATGGTATCTAATCCTTCCATGTTCCTGcaccaaaaataattataagtttctaaaaaaaatttaattaacctCTCAATAGTAGGTAGCTTTCCATTTAAAGA
This window encodes:
- the LOC107013221 gene encoding uncharacterized protein LOC107013221 produces the protein MEAKPLMEPGSVFPQDSRPPTWCGIIQLASCIHVTKVQNIAWTRTPRSAIDNPGKIGARGILIDHEVNLILVFTLPLGSGTNNQEELGATIFGISWALEQGYRKIILEMDSMLAINWILQKLNLSGAFAIN